The following proteins are encoded in a genomic region of Candidatus Marinarcus aquaticus:
- the dxr gene encoding 1-deoxy-D-xylulose-5-phosphate reductoisomerase, whose protein sequence is MILLGSTGSIGVNTLEVAKKFNLNVEVLVAGSNIELLNQQIKAVNPVKVVVAQQEDVSKVHHRNVSFGEAGILEAIETSTTQTVVNALVGFLGLRPTLKAIECGKKIALANKESLVVAGAFIDQAKLMPIDSEHFGLWYLLQDRAVASMTITASGGSFRDYPLKSLKSVTVKEALNHPNWSMGNKITIDSATMTNKLFELLEAKWLFDTTNLDAIIETKSLIHALINFKDGSTTAHIANASMQLPIAYAIKKEVNEEVLKPVDLIKVGSLEFREIKTDRYPIWEVKDYMLQNPHLGVVLNAANEVAVAKFLKNECAFLDISTLTLKALEKFDHVKLQNLDDIFAIDKEVRVYCGT, encoded by the coding sequence TTGATACTGCTTGGTAGTACGGGTTCTATAGGGGTCAATACTTTAGAAGTTGCTAAAAAATTCAACTTAAATGTTGAAGTATTGGTTGCAGGCAGTAATATTGAACTTTTAAACCAACAAATCAAAGCCGTCAATCCTGTTAAAGTAGTGGTTGCACAACAAGAGGATGTTTCAAAAGTGCATCACCGTAATGTTAGTTTTGGTGAAGCAGGTATTTTAGAAGCCATTGAGACATCCACCACACAAACAGTGGTCAATGCATTGGTCGGATTTTTAGGTCTTCGACCAACGCTTAAAGCCATTGAGTGTGGTAAAAAAATTGCTTTGGCCAATAAAGAGTCATTGGTTGTTGCAGGGGCATTTATTGACCAAGCAAAATTGATGCCCATCGACAGTGAACACTTTGGATTGTGGTATTTATTGCAAGACAGAGCTGTGGCTTCTATGACGATAACAGCAAGTGGGGGTTCTTTTAGGGACTACCCTTTAAAGAGCTTAAAAAGTGTCACCGTTAAAGAAGCACTCAATCACCCTAACTGGTCTATGGGCAATAAAATCACCATTGACAGTGCCACTATGACCAATAAACTTTTTGAACTGCTTGAAGCCAAATGGCTTTTTGATACGACGAATTTAGATGCCATCATTGAAACCAAATCACTCATTCATGCTTTGATTAATTTTAAAGATGGAAGTACCACGGCACACATTGCCAATGCATCCATGCAATTGCCTATTGCCTATGCCATCAAAAAAGAGGTCAATGAAGAGGTGCTCAAACCTGTGGATTTAATCAAAGTGGGAAGTTTAGAGTTTCGAGAAATAAAGACGGATCGTTATCCCATTTGGGAAGTGAAAGATTATATGCTTCAAAACCCACATTTAGGGGTGGTACTAAATGCAGCCAATGAAGTCGCCGTGGCAAAATTTTTAAAAAATGAGTGTGCTTTTTTAGATATTTCAACTTTAACACTGAAAGCGTTAGAGAAGTTCGATCATGTAAAACTTCAAAATCTGGATGATATCTTTGCCATTGATAAAGAAGTAAGGGTGTATTGTGGAACTTGA
- a CDS encoding phosphatidate cytidylyltransferase — MSGIISSSATRIKTGVVLLIAIIAIGYIDLYWVMWLFFGALLAGAIHEAMKLFDMKSTFVYYSVAVLWMVAYFYPTPEDLIFVVGVVYASILAYTKNLDKKLFLVLMYPTASFLFLFALYTEFGMQALLWLLVVVAGADVGAYFVGKSIGKTKFCETSPNKTIEGVVGGVLVATILGYFFAFSELSFLAALGVSIFVAIASVFGDLFESYLKREADVKDSGNLLPGHGGILDRTDGYLFGAIIMLVLLRSLL; from the coding sequence ATGTCAGGAATTATCTCGTCAAGTGCAACTCGAATAAAAACAGGGGTTGTGCTTTTAATTGCAATTATAGCAATTGGTTATATTGATCTTTACTGGGTAATGTGGCTTTTTTTTGGAGCGTTATTAGCTGGAGCCATTCATGAAGCCATGAAACTGTTTGATATGAAAAGCACGTTTGTCTATTACAGTGTGGCTGTTTTATGGATGGTGGCTTATTTTTATCCCACGCCAGAAGATTTGATTTTTGTAGTGGGTGTGGTCTATGCATCCATTTTAGCCTATACGAAAAACTTAGATAAAAAGCTCTTCTTAGTGTTGATGTATCCCACGGCTTCATTTCTGTTCTTATTTGCTTTATACACCGAGTTTGGTATGCAAGCCTTGTTGTGGTTACTGGTTGTAGTAGCTGGAGCTGATGTGGGGGCTTACTTTGTGGGTAAAAGTATAGGAAAAACAAAATTTTGTGAAACCAGCCCCAATAAGACCATTGAAGGGGTTGTGGGTGGTGTATTGGTTGCAACCATTTTGGGATACTTTTTTGCTTTTTCAGAACTTTCATTTTTGGCTGCTTTAGGTGTTTCAATTTTTGTTGCCATTGCCTCTGTGTTTGGAGATTTGTTTGAGAGTTATTTAAAACGGGAAGCCGATGTCAAAGACAGTGGAAACTTACTTCCAGGTCATGGTGGGATTTTAGACCGAACAGATGGGTACTTATTTGGTGCGATTATTATGTTGGTTCTTTTAAGGTCGCTTCTTTGA
- a CDS encoding BCCT family transporter yields the protein MEIATTGIFKGMNKTMSIFSLFVILVSVSLTGYFPEKSSQFLVALREYLTPFLEWYYVLLVAFLLFFMIWLGMGRYRNVRLGGDLEQPEFTFFSWISMLFAAGTGVGILFWSVAQPIIQFQNNPFTQNDMSPESAIVGMSLTYFHWGLNGWAIFSFIAITMAYFSYRHDYPLTIRSSLYPILEKLVDGFAGRFVDVLAVFGTVFGIATTLGLGVEQMNAGLKEVLHIQPSQTLQLLVMSIIMLIATFSVVSGVSKGVKLLSEANFWLSILVLLFLLFFGPTQYLIGVTIESTGHYIQNILRLTFHTNVTHDTNWQAVWTVFFWGWWIAWSPFVGMFIARISRGRTFGEFVLGVLLTPTLITIIWIGLFGGTALYEQLFMNKDIIGAVNQDISAALFIMIESLDMGMLGSFISFMMIVLIATYLITSANAGTLVITTILASGSTTPPTAHRILWGLILTLLTGVLIVAGGLETLQAAVIAAALPFSVVIIIMMFGLVKSLSLEQTPVRSGNESISVREPWILEKDTGEEPTIIDELNPNIKDIEEPEYK from the coding sequence ATGGAGATTGCAACTACTGGAATATTCAAAGGCATGAACAAAACTATGTCCATTTTCTCATTGTTTGTTATTTTAGTCAGTGTGAGTCTGACGGGTTACTTTCCTGAAAAAAGCAGTCAATTTTTAGTCGCTTTACGTGAATATCTTACCCCTTTTTTAGAGTGGTATTATGTTTTATTGGTCGCTTTTTTACTCTTTTTTATGATTTGGTTGGGCATGGGACGGTACCGCAATGTAAGACTGGGTGGCGATCTAGAGCAACCAGAATTCACCTTTTTCTCTTGGATTTCGATGCTCTTTGCTGCTGGTACAGGAGTGGGGATACTTTTTTGGTCGGTGGCTCAACCCATTATCCAGTTCCAAAACAACCCTTTTACACAAAACGATATGTCCCCCGAGTCGGCCATTGTAGGAATGAGTCTGACCTACTTTCACTGGGGGTTAAATGGCTGGGCCATTTTCTCCTTTATTGCTATAACTATGGCTTACTTCTCATATAGACACGACTACCCTTTAACCATTCGCTCTTCTTTATACCCTATTTTAGAAAAACTGGTCGATGGATTTGCAGGTCGCTTTGTTGATGTACTTGCAGTATTTGGTACAGTCTTTGGCATTGCAACAACCTTAGGCTTAGGAGTAGAACAAATGAATGCCGGACTAAAGGAAGTGTTGCACATTCAACCTTCTCAAACACTGCAACTCCTTGTGATGAGCATCATCATGCTTATTGCAACTTTTTCTGTTGTTTCGGGTGTGAGTAAAGGAGTCAAACTGCTCTCTGAAGCAAACTTTTGGTTAAGTATTTTGGTGCTGTTATTCTTGCTGTTTTTTGGACCCACACAGTATCTTATTGGAGTAACCATTGAATCCACAGGACACTATATTCAAAATATTTTACGTCTGACCTTTCATACCAATGTAACTCATGACACCAATTGGCAAGCTGTTTGGACTGTCTTTTTTTGGGGTTGGTGGATTGCATGGTCACCGTTTGTGGGAATGTTTATTGCCAGAATTTCACGTGGACGGACCTTTGGGGAGTTTGTTTTAGGTGTACTTTTAACGCCAACGCTCATTACCATTATCTGGATTGGTCTGTTTGGTGGAACAGCCTTGTACGAACAACTTTTTATGAACAAAGACATTATTGGTGCCGTCAACCAAGACATCTCTGCGGCACTTTTTATCATGATTGAAAGTTTGGATATGGGAATGTTGGGCAGTTTTATCTCATTTATGATGATTGTTCTTATTGCCACGTATTTGATCACTTCAGCCAATGCAGGTACCTTGGTGATTACGACCATCTTAGCTTCAGGTTCCACGACTCCACCTACGGCTCATCGTATCTTATGGGGTCTGATTTTAACACTTTTAACAGGGGTATTGATTGTAGCTGGAGGTTTAGAGACACTTCAAGCAGCCGTCATTGCAGCAGCCCTTCCTTTTTCGGTGGTGATTATCATCATGATGTTTGGATTAGTAAAAAGTCTGAGTTTAGAGCAAACGCCTGTTCGTTCAGGAAATGAGTCTATCAGTGTCCGTGAACCTTGGATTTTAGAAAAAGACACAGGAGAAGAGCCTACCATTATTGATGAACTTAATCCCAATATTAAAGATATAGAGGAACCTGAGTATAAATAA
- a CDS encoding alpha/beta fold hydrolase, whose amino-acid sequence MQRVLIILLCCYSFVCAQVHYIKEPTFNQVTFVKTYGNPENEAIVFVHGLGDEGAQLWEESALALEDDYFILMFDLPGFGRSDKANKLYSPKNYAYFINYLAQHFIQKPFHLVGHSMGAAISLKYASMFADIKSLMLIDAAGILNKIAYSQFILKEKTEKMTENEGIIDFVKGLPKALNSILPLDLSPALQNNTSRKLLFRSNPSTIAATALVETDYSNVPQNIDVNTLIMWGEKDKVAPIRTGYVLHKLIPHSKFMSVQNAGHVPIKDAPQLFLKTLQEHLLHDAYTKQLPVYDVIEKERVVEGENGVTLTGRIGHLVIKNSTNIRIQDAKIEDLIIENSSVDIVNSQLLLKNKTEILNSTLTVTATDLETTGIEILNSNIDFAGVIITTPTYLFQNLSTQKAQNVLFSLCTLNENTLHELVSINKGETF is encoded by the coding sequence ATGCAAAGAGTATTGATCATCTTATTATGCTGTTACTCCTTTGTGTGTGCTCAAGTTCACTATATCAAAGAACCTACTTTTAATCAAGTCACGTTTGTCAAAACTTATGGAAACCCCGAAAATGAAGCGATTGTGTTTGTGCATGGTTTAGGCGATGAAGGCGCACAACTTTGGGAAGAGAGTGCGCTTGCTTTAGAAGACGATTACTTTATTTTGATGTTTGACTTGCCGGGCTTTGGACGTTCAGATAAGGCCAATAAACTCTACTCTCCTAAAAATTATGCCTATTTTATCAATTATTTAGCACAACACTTTATACAAAAGCCGTTTCATTTAGTGGGACATTCTATGGGTGCAGCTATCAGTTTAAAATATGCTTCGATGTTTGCGGATATAAAAAGTTTGATGCTCATTGATGCAGCAGGCATATTAAATAAAATTGCGTACAGCCAATTTATTTTAAAAGAGAAGACAGAAAAAATGACAGAGAATGAAGGTATTATTGATTTTGTCAAAGGTTTACCTAAAGCCTTGAACTCCATCTTGCCTCTGGATTTATCACCTGCTTTGCAAAATAATACGTCACGAAAACTGCTTTTTCGTTCAAACCCTTCCACTATTGCTGCAACCGCTTTAGTGGAAACAGACTATTCTAATGTACCACAAAATATTGATGTGAATACACTTATTATGTGGGGAGAAAAAGATAAAGTGGCACCCATTCGAACAGGCTATGTGTTGCATAAACTCATACCCCATTCAAAGTTTATGAGTGTACAAAATGCAGGACATGTTCCCATTAAGGATGCACCACAACTCTTTTTAAAAACCCTGCAAGAGCATCTGTTGCATGATGCTTATACAAAACAACTGCCGGTATACGACGTGATCGAAAAAGAACGAGTGGTTGAGGGGGAAAATGGTGTTACGCTTACAGGAAGAATAGGACACTTGGTTATAAAAAACAGTACGAATATACGTATCCAAGATGCCAAGATTGAAGATTTGATTATTGAGAATTCCAGTGTGGATATTGTAAACTCACAACTGCTTTTAAAAAATAAAACAGAGATTTTAAACTCTACATTAACGGTAACAGCGACAGATTTAGAGACTACAGGAATAGAGATACTCAACAGTAATATAGATTTTGCAGGTGTAATTATTACAACACCCACGTATTTGTTTCAAAACCTAAGTACTCAAAAAGCACAAAACGTGCTTTTCTCTTTATGCACTTTAAATGAGAATACTCTACATGAACTGGTGAGCATAAATAAAGGAGAAACCTTTTAG
- a CDS encoding beta-ketoacyl synthase chain length factor: MKINLEITNAAYMMDKECIEELRTKELVPKMVFRRRLTKAAKFVVELIDKVKFEQGRIMYASAFGELPATANILHAILHQEGISPTDFQNSVYNTPVSYASILQNNKHEILTISCGDNSSDRLLKLGAIKALDGDEILLLATETLNIVKIEEVNECIDFLECAVVLKVKVTQDEATHVIKKCKEKVPASLELLIGIAQTFDPNQRHIIEVKL, encoded by the coding sequence ATGAAAATTAATTTAGAGATAACCAATGCCGCATATATGATGGACAAAGAGTGCATTGAAGAACTTCGTACCAAAGAGTTGGTACCTAAAATGGTCTTTAGACGACGTCTGACTAAAGCCGCGAAGTTTGTAGTAGAATTAATTGATAAAGTGAAATTTGAGCAAGGGCGTATTATGTATGCCAGTGCTTTTGGAGAACTGCCTGCAACGGCGAATATCTTGCATGCCATTTTACATCAAGAGGGTATTTCTCCTACAGATTTTCAAAACTCTGTTTATAATACGCCTGTTTCATATGCTTCAATTTTACAAAATAACAAACATGAAATTTTGACCATCTCGTGTGGGGACAACAGTTCAGATAGGTTGTTAAAACTCGGTGCCATCAAAGCTTTAGATGGGGATGAAATTTTGCTTTTAGCAACGGAGACTTTGAATATTGTTAAAATTGAAGAGGTCAATGAGTGCATTGATTTTTTAGAGTGTGCTGTGGTTTTAAAAGTGAAAGTAACACAAGATGAAGCGACACATGTAATTAAAAAATGCAAAGAAAAAGTACCCGCTTCACTTGAGTTGTTGATAGGAATTGCACAAACATTCGATCCAAATCAACGACACATCATAGAGGTTAAACTGTGA
- a CDS encoding beta-ketoacyl synthase N-terminal-like domain-containing protein: MKTNKAYINCFDSICCAGQSSEELFTTICEKKETITLNNHYVKDNIVAIGQINTQVPFEGLLVNTCQNVLENSNLKDFSNTLLVIGSSVGGMAQTEKIFFQDKSYKNIDYKHHPIDAIAHKLKKYFKFYDDISFSTACTSSANALGYAKEVINKGIYENVLVVGVDSLSYTTVCGFHALSVLSSKPCTPFEKNREGMNVSEGIAVLLVQNKKSKHSVEICGVGYSSDAHHMTQPHPQGLGAKQAMENAINDAQVDKNLIGYINAHGTGTMANDTSELNAIEALFIQNKPYVSSTKSFTGHTLGAAGAIEAIIACLAIAKNIIPPSKDIVNIENENVAYSNEPISKELNYVLSNSFAFGGNNTSLLFGRCNEN, translated from the coding sequence ATGAAAACAAATAAAGCATACATCAACTGTTTTGACTCGATTTGCTGTGCGGGTCAAAGCAGTGAAGAGCTCTTTACAACTATCTGCGAAAAAAAAGAGACCATCACTTTAAACAATCATTATGTCAAAGACAACATTGTGGCCATAGGGCAAATCAATACTCAAGTTCCATTTGAAGGCCTGCTTGTAAATACTTGTCAAAATGTATTGGAAAACTCTAACTTGAAAGATTTTTCTAATACACTGCTTGTAATAGGTTCCTCAGTAGGTGGAATGGCGCAAACGGAAAAGATATTTTTTCAAGATAAATCGTATAAAAACATTGATTATAAACATCACCCTATTGATGCCATTGCGCATAAACTCAAAAAATATTTTAAGTTTTATGATGACATCTCGTTTTCAACAGCGTGTACTTCCAGTGCAAATGCGTTGGGTTATGCCAAAGAGGTAATCAACAAAGGCATTTATGAGAATGTCTTGGTTGTAGGAGTAGATTCTTTATCCTACACTACGGTGTGTGGTTTTCATGCATTGAGTGTGCTTTCAAGCAAACCGTGTACGCCGTTTGAAAAAAACAGAGAAGGCATGAATGTCTCTGAAGGTATTGCAGTGTTGTTGGTGCAAAATAAGAAAAGCAAACACTCTGTAGAGATTTGTGGTGTGGGATACAGCTCAGATGCACACCATATGACCCAACCTCACCCGCAAGGTTTGGGTGCAAAACAAGCCATGGAAAATGCCATCAATGATGCACAAGTGGATAAAAACCTCATAGGTTATATCAATGCGCACGGTACAGGAACCATGGCCAATGATACTTCAGAGCTCAATGCGATTGAGGCTTTATTTATCCAAAACAAACCCTATGTGAGTTCAACCAAATCCTTTACAGGACATACGCTGGGAGCTGCAGGTGCTATTGAAGCGATCATTGCATGTTTGGCCATTGCTAAAAATATCATCCCTCCAAGTAAAGATATTGTAAATATTGAAAATGAGAATGTGGCATACAGCAATGAACCCATTTCAAAAGAGTTGAACTATGTATTAAGCAACTCATTTGCTTTTGGTGGGAATAACACAAGTCTGCTTTTTGGACGTTGCAATGAAAATTAA
- a CDS encoding phosphopantetheine-binding protein, with translation MAIGSDEFKQVLIDGLKLEDITVDEIGDTDALFGDEGLGLDSVDSIELVLIIEKEYGVKIQNPELYNEIFASVENLLKYINENK, from the coding sequence ATGGCGATTGGAAGCGATGAGTTTAAACAGGTTTTAATCGATGGATTAAAGCTTGAAGACATCACAGTGGATGAGATTGGTGACACTGATGCACTTTTTGGTGATGAGGGATTGGGACTGGATTCAGTTGACTCAATTGAATTGGTTTTAATCATTGAAAAAGAGTATGGTGTAAAGATTCAAAATCCGGAACTGTACAATGAAATTTTTGCTTCAGTTGAGAATTTATTAAAATATATCAATGAAAACAAATAA
- a CDS encoding NAD(P)/FAD-dependent oxidoreductase: MEKCDVLIIGGGPSGSVAACKLLNAGFSVTILEKLDFPRFVIGESLLPRCNQILDENDLINTIESQNYMVKGGAIFINEEKKEQYIDFRNNLGQKWGTSFQVKREEFDNVLLESAKKLGADVRHGYEVMAYDNDKNQITAKDREGNIQEFEARFVLDASGYGRVLPKLMDLDIPSDLKLRNAIFTRVKGEFRRDGDAEGFIDIVIHDDNQAWLWVIPFSDGTTSFGVVCEEEYFTKTGLSKEAFFDKVISDHKYLKEKFEKAEKIAPVGIINGYSAAIKKMYGKGFALSGNATEFLDPVFSSGVTLALESSNKVAELIIKELKGEKVDWQKDYEDYMMIGINVFREFVYAWYEGKLRKIFFSAHKSEKIQQSISSILSGYVWDENNYFVKDTRQKIDALVSMIE, translated from the coding sequence GTGGAAAAATGTGACGTTTTAATTATTGGTGGGGGACCAAGTGGTTCTGTTGCGGCGTGTAAGCTGTTAAATGCGGGATTCAGTGTAACGATTTTAGAAAAATTAGACTTCCCTCGATTTGTTATTGGGGAATCACTGTTACCAAGATGTAATCAGATTTTAGATGAAAATGATCTTATAAATACCATTGAATCTCAAAATTATATGGTCAAAGGTGGAGCCATTTTTATCAATGAAGAGAAAAAAGAGCAATATATTGATTTTAGAAATAACTTGGGACAAAAATGGGGTACCAGTTTTCAAGTCAAACGAGAAGAGTTTGATAACGTACTTTTAGAAAGTGCAAAAAAATTGGGTGCAGATGTACGACATGGCTATGAAGTAATGGCATATGATAATGACAAGAACCAAATCACTGCAAAAGACAGAGAGGGAAATATCCAAGAGTTTGAAGCTCGATTTGTATTGGATGCTTCTGGATATGGACGAGTTTTACCAAAATTGATGGATTTGGATATTCCTTCAGATTTAAAACTAAGAAATGCAATTTTTACTCGTGTGAAAGGGGAGTTCAGACGAGATGGAGATGCAGAAGGGTTTATTGATATTGTGATTCATGATGACAACCAAGCATGGCTTTGGGTCATACCTTTCAGTGATGGAACAACCTCTTTTGGTGTGGTATGTGAAGAGGAGTATTTCACAAAAACAGGATTAAGTAAAGAGGCATTTTTTGATAAAGTTATCAGTGACCATAAGTACCTTAAAGAGAAATTTGAAAAAGCGGAAAAGATTGCACCAGTGGGTATCATCAATGGTTACTCAGCAGCCATTAAAAAAATGTATGGAAAAGGGTTTGCTTTAAGTGGCAATGCAACAGAGTTTTTAGACCCAGTTTTCTCTTCTGGAGTAACATTGGCATTGGAGTCTTCAAATAAAGTTGCAGAACTCATTATCAAAGAGTTAAAGGGTGAAAAAGTTGACTGGCAAAAAGATTATGAAGATTATATGATGATTGGAATTAACGTGTTCAGAGAGTTTGTATATGCTTGGTATGAAGGCAAACTGAGAAAAATTTTCTTCAGTGCACACAAATCTGAAAAAATACAACAATCCATCAGTTCAATTCTTTCAGGATATGTGTGGGATGAGAACAATTATTTTGTGAAAGATACTCGACAAAAAATTGATGCACTCGTGAGCATGATTGAGTAA
- a CDS encoding 3-hydroxyacyl-ACP dehydratase has product MDNLYLTLDKRVSEDLMEFDIQFADEKHPIFQAHFPSNSLLPGFLHIDVAAELLGTTILEIPKAKFIQPILPQDTIQFIIKKKESSYLVTTKKDNKKCSEFTFVTE; this is encoded by the coding sequence TTGGACAATTTGTACTTGACTCTCGATAAAAGAGTCTCTGAAGATTTAATGGAGTTTGATATCCAATTTGCAGATGAAAAACATCCTATCTTTCAAGCACACTTTCCAAGCAACAGCCTTTTGCCTGGCTTTTTACACATTGATGTTGCCGCTGAACTTTTAGGTACAACCATCCTTGAAATTCCCAAAGCGAAATTCATCCAACCCATTTTACCTCAAGATACCATTCAGTTTATCATTAAGAAAAAAGAGTCAAGCTATTTGGTCACCACAAAAAAAGATAATAAAAAATGCAGCGAGTTTACTTTTGTCACAGAATAG
- a CDS encoding glycosyltransferase family 2 protein: MSQNRKIIVVIPTYNNPKTIAKVAQDVLDSGYELIIVDDGSTQKVSELVEKNNQLTILRHETNLGKGQAILTGAQQAKEFGYEYFVSMDGDGQHLASEIHKLSDAIDSHHQLIVGSRNFEIKNVPTKSKVGRAFHNFWIKLNSGYDITDSLTGFRLYPVSILDLNLQSKRFNFEAEVLVKHFWKHKNMKDITIECYYPTPEERVSHFDNCTDTVSITLLHLRLFMQRVFLLKGIF, from the coding sequence TTGTCACAGAATAGAAAAATAATTGTTGTTATTCCAACTTATAATAATCCCAAAACCATTGCAAAAGTCGCTCAAGATGTTTTAGACAGTGGCTATGAACTTATCATTGTGGATGATGGTTCCACACAAAAAGTAAGCGAGCTGGTTGAAAAAAATAACCAACTCACTATCCTGCGTCATGAGACCAATTTGGGTAAAGGGCAAGCCATCTTAACAGGTGCACAACAAGCCAAAGAGTTTGGTTATGAGTATTTTGTCAGCATGGATGGAGACGGTCAACATTTGGCTTCTGAAATTCATAAACTAAGTGACGCCATTGATTCACACCACCAACTCATTGTGGGGTCACGAAACTTTGAAATCAAGAATGTCCCAACCAAATCAAAAGTGGGTCGAGCTTTTCATAACTTTTGGATAAAACTCAACAGTGGGTATGATATTACCGATTCTTTGACAGGTTTCAGACTCTATCCTGTGAGTATTTTAGATTTAAACCTGCAAAGTAAACGCTTTAACTTTGAAGCTGAAGTTTTAGTTAAACACTTTTGGAAACATAAAAACATGAAAGATATTACCATCGAGTGTTACTACCCAACTCCTGAAGAGAGAGTAAGCCACTTTGATAACTGTACAGATACGGTCTCTATTACCCTGTTACATCTGAGACTTTTCATGCAACGTGTTTTTTTACTTAAAGGGATTTTTTAA
- a CDS encoding lysophospholipid acyltransferase family protein, giving the protein MSAKQRVGGPVVKTLYRLYKLFGYHSVYYSLYLVVLYYFLFAKNVRIALKDYYKHLGVAFSNKNFFKHLFNYAIATSDRFISKAHPEHYDFINQNRELLLSEIQNGAILLSNHFGGWAVASNYFNASNVKVNVVMNEAMIQNAKEFESMISKKNEACVQIIDLSKGNIATSIAIGNALLNNESVAFMGDRALNEKYEHSVNFFNEPANFNKNPFLIAYKTQKPIMVIFVVYKKIRTYEMVFEKIELDYTLRENEAINKGVEQYVHILSDMLKQHPDQWFNFYKFWEKK; this is encoded by the coding sequence ATGTCAGCCAAACAACGTGTGGGTGGTCCAGTTGTAAAGACCCTTTACAGACTCTATAAACTCTTTGGATACCACAGTGTCTACTACTCACTTTATTTGGTCGTATTGTACTACTTTTTATTTGCGAAAAATGTGCGAATTGCGCTGAAAGATTACTACAAACATTTGGGCGTTGCCTTTAGTAATAAAAACTTTTTTAAACACCTATTTAACTATGCCATTGCCACAAGTGACCGTTTCATTTCAAAAGCACATCCTGAGCACTATGATTTTATTAACCAAAACAGAGAACTGCTTTTAAGTGAGATACAAAACGGTGCCATCTTACTTTCCAATCACTTTGGAGGGTGGGCCGTTGCAAGCAACTATTTCAATGCTTCAAATGTCAAAGTCAATGTCGTGATGAATGAAGCGATGATTCAAAATGCCAAAGAGTTTGAATCCATGATCAGCAAAAAAAATGAAGCGTGCGTACAAATTATTGATTTATCCAAAGGAAACATCGCTACTTCTATTGCGATTGGAAATGCACTGTTAAACAATGAATCTGTTGCTTTTATGGGGGATAGAGCTTTAAATGAAAAATATGAACACTCTGTAAACTTTTTTAATGAACCAGCAAATTTTAATAAAAACCCTTTTTTAATTGCTTATAAAACACAAAAACCCATCATGGTCATTTTTGTGGTCTATAAAAAAATCAGAACCTATGAAATGGTATTTGAAAAAATTGAACTTGATTATACTTTACGTGAAAATGAGGCCATCAATAAAGGAGTCGAACAGTACGTGCACATCTTAAGTGACATGCTGAAACAACACCCAGACCAATGGTTTAATTTTTATAAATTTTGGGAGAAAAAATGA